In the genome of Dioscorea cayenensis subsp. rotundata cultivar TDr96_F1 chromosome 1, TDr96_F1_v2_PseudoChromosome.rev07_lg8_w22 25.fasta, whole genome shotgun sequence, one region contains:
- the LOC120263220 gene encoding translocase of chloroplast 34, chloroplastic, giving the protein MASQPAREWLGIQSLPGATQTKLHELLSKLKQEEVSTVTILVLGKGGVGKSSTVNSILGERVASVSAFQSEGLRPMMFSRSRAGFTLNIIDTPGLVEGGFVNDQALDIIKRFLLNKTIDVLLYVDRLDAYRVDSLDRQVIKAITDSFGKRIWRRGLLVFTHAQLSPPDGLEYAEFFARRSEALLKFIRLGARIKKQEFQDSMIPVVLAENSGRCKTNESGEKVLPDGTAWIPNLVKEITDVILNGSDAITVDQKLIDGPNPNDQGKFFIPLILAFQYFVVVKLIKGAIKNDTKNEKKPLWELRDMGLANRKF; this is encoded by the exons ATGGCGTCCCAACCAGCGCGCGAGTGGCTTGGCATCCAGAGCCTCCCCGGAGCTACCCAAACCAAGCTACACGAGCTTCTCAGCAAGCTCAAGCAAGAG GAGGTGAGCACGGTGACGATTTTGGTGCTGGGGAAGGGCGGGGTGGGGAAATCGTCCACTGTAAACTCTATTCTGGGTGAGCGGGTGGCCTCTGTTAGCGCTTTTCAG TCTGAAGGGCTGAGGCCTATGATGTTCTCGCGGAGCCGCGCTGGCTTCACTTTGAACATCATTGATACTCCGGGACTCGTGGAAGGTGGATTTGTGAATGACCAGGCTCTTGATATCATTAAGAG GTTTCTTCTGAACAAGACTATTGATGTCCTTCTCTATGTGGACCGGTTGGATGCCTATAGAGTTGATAGTTTGGATAGACAAGTTATTAAGGCCATCACTGACAGCTTTGGTAAACGAATATGGAGGAGAGGTCTTCTTGTCTTTACTCATGCTCAATTGTCGCCACCGGATGGATTGGAATATGCCGAGTTTTTCGCTAGACGATCTGAAGCACTTCTGAAATTTATTAGATTGGGAGCTCGTATTAAGAAGCAGGAGTTTCAG GATTCTATGATTCCCGTGGTCCTGGCTGAAAATAGTGGGAGATGCAAGACAAATGAAAGTGGAGAAAAG GTTCTCCCTGATGGTACTGCATGGATTCCAAACTTGGTGAAAGAAATCACAGATGTTATCTTGAATGGGAGTGATGCCATTACTGTCGACCAGAAATTGATCGATGGCCCCAATCCAAATGATCAGGGAAAATTCTTCATTCCTTTAATCCTGGCTTTTCAG TACTTCGTTGTGGTGAAATTGATCAAAGGGGCGATAAAGAATGACACCAAGAACGAAAAGAAGCCGCTCTGGGAGCTACGAGACATGGGTTTGGCCAACCGAAAATTTTAG